In a genomic window of Leptolyngbya sp. SIO1E4:
- a CDS encoding Mrp/NBP35 family ATP-binding protein — protein sequence MPSHSSPFHRADEAAPQPSPPPSPEAQIRKAAVIQQLKGLQEPSLHNDLVSLGMVRNLRIVEDYVYLQLYVGCHQLELQALVQQTLAQLPWCKKAYVQLCTIPGVRTTLAISSGKGGVGKSTTAVNLAAALTRTGARVGLLDADIYGPNVPQMLGLGQSPVQVIETPDGQRFVPLEAHGIKLMSVGLLAEHDHPLAWRGPVMHKILTQFIHEVDWGQLDYLLIDLPPGTGDAQITIVQESPICGVIMVTTPQQVAVSDVRRSVHMFRQVGIPVLGLVENMSYLLCGHCGEPTPIFGSGGGAQIATELSVPLWGQVPIDPRICEQGDAGEPLPLKVPDAPLSQVFEQIALGLKATFGTSNTPQASVLESIV from the coding sequence ATGCCTAGCCATTCTTCCCCCTTTCATCGGGCCGACGAGGCTGCCCCCCAGCCATCCCCACCACCTAGCCCTGAAGCGCAGATCCGCAAGGCGGCGGTGATTCAACAGCTTAAAGGGTTGCAAGAACCCAGCCTGCACAATGACCTGGTCAGCTTGGGCATGGTGCGCAACCTGCGTATTGTGGAGGACTATGTCTATCTGCAGCTTTATGTGGGCTGTCATCAACTGGAGCTGCAGGCCCTGGTGCAGCAGACCTTGGCTCAACTGCCTTGGTGCAAAAAAGCCTACGTTCAGCTCTGCACGATTCCCGGGGTTCGTACAACCCTGGCCATCTCCAGTGGTAAAGGGGGGGTGGGCAAATCCACCACTGCCGTTAACCTGGCCGCTGCTTTGACGCGAACCGGGGCTAGGGTGGGCCTGTTAGATGCCGATATCTATGGCCCCAATGTGCCGCAGATGCTGGGGTTGGGACAGTCTCCCGTGCAGGTCATCGAAACCCCTGACGGGCAACGGTTTGTTCCCCTAGAGGCCCATGGTATCAAGCTCATGTCTGTGGGCCTGCTGGCCGAGCATGATCATCCCTTGGCCTGGCGGGGACCAGTGATGCACAAGATTTTGACCCAGTTCATCCACGAGGTGGACTGGGGCCAGTTAGACTACCTGCTCATCGACTTGCCCCCAGGAACCGGAGACGCTCAAATCACCATCGTCCAGGAAAGCCCCATCTGCGGGGTAATTATGGTGACAACACCCCAGCAGGTGGCAGTATCAGATGTGCGTCGCAGCGTTCACATGTTCCGTCAGGTCGGTATCCCTGTTTTGGGCCTGGTGGAAAACATGAGCTATCTGCTGTGTGGTCACTGCGGCGAGCCCACCCCCATCTTTGGCTCCGGCGGCGGCGCCCAGATTGCCACAGAACTCTCAGTGCCCCTTTGGGGCCAGGTTCCCATCGACCCCCGCATTTGTGAACAGGGCGATGCTGGGGAGCCGCTGCCCCTGAAAGTCCCTGATGCGCCTCTGAGCCAGGTGTTTGAGCAGATTGCGCTAGGGCTGAAGGCAACCTTCGGGACTAGCAACACACCGCAAGCATCAGTTTTAGAGTCTATTGTCTAG
- a CDS encoding HEAT repeat domain-containing protein: MSTADLDPDVAQWVEMLRSPQLEERLVAVKTLQHLGDEDTLEPLMAALNDENPTVQEIAITTLWEFANPIAIPPLIDCLSSPHEAVRDEALSALKELVSTNDLMPLLDVLQVGNAHTQLNVLVLLRKIHDAQALPFVLPFFESESPELREAAITTLRYLNQVVRCEPALALASDPVASVRRATALTLGHLSDEGIVPLLCQLLTSDDDWQVRRNAAQSLDLLANPAAIAALVEAMADAEWQVRKFTARALQKTADVRALPVLIKALADEYSDVRRDAATALGNLAEADALPALQQTLNDPDMDVRIFSQRAIDKIQKSLPETSHA, encoded by the coding sequence ATGTCCACTGCCGATCTTGATCCAGACGTTGCTCAATGGGTTGAAATGCTGCGATCGCCCCAGCTAGAGGAGCGTTTGGTGGCGGTCAAAACCCTGCAACACCTGGGCGATGAAGACACCCTTGAGCCGCTGATGGCTGCCCTCAATGATGAAAACCCAACAGTGCAGGAAATTGCCATCACGACCCTGTGGGAATTTGCCAATCCGATCGCGATTCCGCCGCTGATTGACTGTCTCAGTTCCCCCCATGAAGCGGTGCGGGATGAGGCGCTGTCGGCGCTGAAGGAGCTGGTGTCCACAAATGACCTGATGCCGCTGCTGGATGTGCTGCAGGTGGGCAATGCCCATACTCAGCTGAATGTGCTGGTGCTGCTGCGCAAGATTCACGACGCCCAGGCGCTCCCCTTCGTCTTACCCTTTTTTGAATCAGAGAGCCCTGAACTAAGGGAGGCGGCGATCACCACCCTGCGCTATCTGAATCAGGTGGTGCGCTGTGAACCAGCCCTGGCTTTGGCCAGCGATCCGGTGGCTTCGGTTCGTCGAGCTACTGCCTTGACCCTGGGGCACCTCAGCGATGAGGGGATAGTGCCGCTCCTCTGCCAGTTGCTCACAAGTGATGACGACTGGCAGGTGCGACGCAATGCCGCTCAATCGCTGGACTTGTTGGCCAATCCAGCCGCGATCGCTGCCTTGGTTGAGGCCATGGCAGACGCCGAGTGGCAGGTGCGAAAATTCACGGCCCGCGCCCTGCAGAAAACCGCTGATGTAAGAGCCTTGCCGGTGCTGATCAAAGCCCTGGCCGATGAATATTCCGACGTTCGCCGGGATGCCGCCACTGCCTTGGGGAACCTAGCGGAAGCCGATGCCCTGCCAGCACTTCAGCAAACCCTAAACGACCCCGATATGGACGTACGGATTTTCTCCCAGCGGGCGATCGACAAAATTCAGAAGTCTTTGCCAGAAACCTCCCATGCCTAG
- a CDS encoding amidase, whose protein sequence is MLRTVGSAAAAIASLLAVTAESAVAATFRLQDATISDINKAFDAGALTSEQLVNLYLNRIDTYDDAGPAINSVITTNPDALNIAKALDLERQTSGPRSLLHGIPILFKDNHDTFDMPTTAGSDALVGSIPPDDAFVVDLLRDAGAIIFGKTEMDEFAISGSGYSSLGGQTFNPYNLKRQSGGSSGGTGAAIAANFATFGTGSDTGGSIRTPCSFQGLVCVRPTRGLLSLDGIAPFVLSRDMIGPMTRSVEDAAIALGVMAEFDPNNPGIQTPIEAPPVELDKFYDDYTQFLDPDALKGARLGLVTNYLGEENGVDPEVTGLVEDALSVMEELGAEIVEVSFEDDFLETLSGVYGTAIAVEQEIYLEEYLATLGPAYPKTLEELIEILESPEIAESETPSIITGTLEFAVAQGESEAADYAEVAEVLAPFLRDTLLDTLDSFDLDSFLFPTVDTFARPAIGVDDPTFVNPPGNPPARQALFASSTGLPDITVPAGFGSQDLPVTLSFTGRPYQESTLLGLAYSFEKATKLRKSPDLTPALDGEVFEYTAIPEPNLGVGLLSAGGVFWGAKFLKQRRRLAG, encoded by the coding sequence ATGCTCAGAACTGTAGGAAGTGCAGCAGCGGCGATCGCTTCGCTGCTGGCTGTGACGGCAGAATCTGCTGTCGCGGCGACCTTTCGGTTACAAGACGCCACTATTAGCGACATCAACAAAGCCTTCGATGCCGGTGCCTTAACATCCGAGCAATTAGTGAATCTGTATCTCAACCGCATCGACACCTATGATGATGCAGGCCCAGCTATCAACTCGGTCATTACAACCAATCCCGATGCTTTAAACATCGCCAAAGCCCTTGATCTAGAGCGGCAAACCAGCGGTCCGCGGAGCCTGCTGCACGGCATACCCATTCTTTTCAAAGACAACCACGACACCTTTGATATGCCGACCACAGCAGGTTCTGATGCATTAGTTGGCTCAATTCCCCCAGATGATGCGTTTGTGGTTGATTTGCTGCGCGATGCCGGAGCCATTATTTTTGGCAAAACTGAGATGGATGAATTTGCCATCTCGGGGTCTGGCTACAGTTCTCTCGGTGGCCAGACCTTCAATCCCTATAACTTGAAGCGCCAGTCAGGGGGGTCGAGTGGCGGTACCGGAGCCGCGATCGCCGCCAACTTTGCCACCTTCGGCACGGGCAGCGACACCGGTGGCTCGATTCGGACCCCCTGCTCTTTTCAAGGGCTCGTCTGTGTGCGACCTACCCGAGGCTTGTTGAGTTTAGATGGCATTGCCCCCTTCGTGTTGTCCAGAGACATGATTGGGCCAATGACGCGTTCAGTAGAAGACGCCGCGATTGCGTTAGGTGTCATGGCAGAATTTGACCCCAATAATCCAGGTATTCAGACCCCCATTGAAGCGCCTCCCGTTGAACTCGATAAGTTCTATGACGACTACACCCAGTTTTTAGACCCTGACGCGCTCAAGGGGGCTCGCTTAGGATTAGTGACCAATTACTTGGGTGAAGAAAACGGGGTTGATCCAGAGGTGACCGGGTTGGTAGAAGATGCCCTCAGTGTCATGGAGGAATTGGGTGCCGAAATTGTTGAAGTTTCCTTTGAAGACGACTTTCTGGAAACCTTAAGTGGCGTATACGGCACCGCGATCGCCGTTGAGCAGGAAATCTACTTGGAGGAATATCTGGCTACCCTCGGGCCAGCGTATCCCAAGACCCTGGAGGAGCTGATTGAGATTTTAGAGTCTCCTGAGATTGCGGAGTCTGAAACGCCCTCTATCATTACAGGCACATTGGAGTTTGCTGTCGCGCAAGGGGAATCCGAAGCGGCTGATTACGCCGAAGTTGCTGAAGTGCTTGCTCCTTTTCTGCGGGATACCTTACTGGATACGCTCGATTCTTTCGACCTAGACTCGTTCCTGTTTCCGACGGTTGATACCTTCGCCCGTCCGGCCATTGGCGTTGACGATCCGACCTTTGTTAATCCGCCGGGTAATCCCCCCGCCCGCCAAGCGTTGTTCGCCAGCTCTACCGGGTTGCCAGACATTACGGTGCCTGCCGGATTTGGCTCTCAGGATTTACCGGTGACCTTATCGTTCACCGGTCGCCCTTACCAAGAATCGACTCTGTTAGGGTTAGCCTATTCTTTTGAGAAGGCGACGAAACTGCGCAAGTCTCCGGACTTAACGCCAGCCCTTGATGGTGAAGTGTTTGAGTATACAGCCATTCCAGAGCCGAACCTGGGGGTGGGGCTGCTCAGTGCAGGCGGTGTTTTCTGGGGAGCCAAATTCCTGAAACAGAGACGACGGTTGGCCGGCTAA
- a CDS encoding YeiH family putative sulfate export transporter — protein MKVSSKPQTSPAAPAGGSQWAKWVTQGGSLLPGLVLTSAIAIAAIALGRALGITVLNPLLIAVLLGIGWRHTVGLPQPCRPGVQFAMKRVLRLAVILLGLRLSMAQVLAVGPMGLIIVVSSTVSTFYLTCWLGRWLHINRKLTHLIAAGTSICGAAAVVATNAVVDSSEEDMTYAVATITGFGTLAMLIYPLLGAAAELSPETFGIWCGASIHEVAQVIATAFQNGAVSGELATITKLARVLLVIPIMVSLSYQNSPEGAGQRPRPIPIPWFVLFFCGLVIINSFNVVPEGIRAIVLTSNQFLLCMSLAALGLETNLARLTRLGMKPIYLAGLSWLFLALVSLTMIHLLYR, from the coding sequence ATGAAGGTATCGTCAAAGCCACAGACGTCCCCGGCTGCTCCAGCAGGGGGTAGCCAATGGGCTAAATGGGTCACCCAGGGGGGCTCTCTGCTTCCTGGCTTGGTGCTGACGAGTGCGATCGCGATCGCGGCCATTGCCTTGGGTCGTGCCTTGGGAATAACGGTGCTGAATCCTTTGCTTATTGCTGTTTTGCTGGGTATTGGCTGGCGCCATACAGTGGGGCTGCCGCAGCCTTGTCGCCCTGGTGTCCAGTTCGCCATGAAGCGGGTTTTGCGGTTAGCCGTGATTCTGCTGGGGCTGCGGCTCAGCATGGCCCAAGTGCTGGCGGTGGGGCCGATGGGGCTCATCATTGTGGTCTCCAGTACCGTCAGCACCTTTTACCTCACCTGCTGGCTGGGCCGCTGGTTGCACATCAACCGCAAGCTAACTCACCTGATTGCCGCAGGCACCTCTATTTGTGGGGCTGCGGCTGTGGTCGCCACCAATGCCGTGGTCGACAGTTCTGAAGAAGATATGACCTACGCCGTTGCTACCATCACCGGGTTTGGCACCCTGGCCATGCTGATTTATCCCCTGCTGGGGGCTGCAGCTGAGTTAAGTCCTGAAACCTTTGGCATCTGGTGTGGGGCGTCGATTCACGAAGTGGCCCAGGTGATTGCAACTGCCTTTCAAAACGGAGCCGTCAGTGGAGAGTTGGCGACTATCACGAAGCTGGCGCGGGTACTGCTCGTGATTCCAATCATGGTCAGCTTGAGTTACCAAAACAGCCCTGAAGGTGCCGGGCAACGTCCTCGCCCCATCCCGATTCCCTGGTTTGTGCTCTTTTTTTGTGGGTTGGTGATCATCAACAGCTTCAATGTTGTGCCTGAAGGAATCCGAGCGATCGTCCTCACCAGCAACCAGTTCCTCCTCTGCATGTCGCTGGCTGCCCTGGGCTTAGAAACTAATTTGGCGCGGCTAACACGATTGGGAATGAAACCGATTTATCTGGCTGGCTTATCCTGGCTATTTCTGGCCTTGGTAAGCCTCACCATGATTCATCTGCTTTATCGTTAA
- a CDS encoding sulfite exporter TauE/SafE family protein, whose protein sequence is MGIKTWLLSLPLVAIAGFTRGFSGFGSAMILAPALSLLFYPQQAIATTILLEMTAGAGLVPEASRKTKWKEVLPLTVSAAVMVPVGANFLALLDPMLMRRIIGGLILGFVLILMVGKGRYTHPHLALTSAVGALSGFLTGLASIGGPPVVLYEMSGDNSAAANRANFIVFFALTQVIALMSYWASGILTGAVWQLFVGLVPAFIVGLLLGRFCFKRVDDTHFRRVVLGLLLGVAVLALVA, encoded by the coding sequence ATGGGCATCAAGACGTGGTTGCTGAGTCTACCGTTGGTGGCGATCGCAGGCTTTACCCGAGGGTTTTCTGGATTTGGCTCAGCCATGATTCTGGCCCCGGCGCTGAGCTTACTCTTCTATCCTCAGCAGGCGATCGCCACCACCATCCTCTTAGAAATGACCGCTGGTGCGGGTCTTGTCCCAGAAGCGAGCCGCAAAACGAAGTGGAAAGAAGTGCTGCCCCTGACGGTGAGCGCAGCGGTGATGGTGCCGGTAGGGGCCAATTTCCTAGCGCTGCTGGATCCCATGCTTATGCGCCGCATCATCGGTGGGCTGATTTTAGGATTTGTGCTGATTTTGATGGTCGGCAAAGGGCGCTACACACACCCCCACCTGGCCCTCACCTCTGCAGTCGGCGCCTTAAGTGGTTTTCTCACCGGGTTAGCCAGCATCGGCGGCCCCCCCGTCGTGCTGTACGAAATGTCAGGAGACAACTCGGCTGCCGCCAACCGTGCCAACTTCATTGTGTTTTTCGCCCTGACTCAGGTCATTGCCCTGATGTCGTACTGGGCCAGCGGCATTTTGACGGGGGCTGTTTGGCAGTTGTTCGTCGGATTGGTTCCCGCCTTTATCGTCGGGCTACTGCTGGGGCGCTTTTGCTTTAAGCGGGTGGATGACACGCACTTTCGTCGCGTTGTGTTGGGTTTGCTGCTGGGGGTGGCCGTGCTGGCCCTGGTAGCCTGA
- the uvrB gene encoding excinuclease ABC subunit UvrB: MGDFNIKAPFEPKGDQPEAIARLAKSLQQNHRYQTLLGATGTGKTHTMARVIDQIGKPTLLLAHNKTLAAQLCNELREFFPDNAVEYFISYYDYYQPEAYIPVTDTYIAKTAAINEEIDMLRHSATRSLFERRDVIVVASISCIYGLGIPSEYLKASIPLQVGMEVNQRQVLRDLATVQYSRNDLDLGRGRFRVKGDVLEIGPAYEDRIIRVEFFGDEIDAIRYVDPVTGATLQSLEAVNVYPAKHFVTPDEKLEEACQAIQDELRDRLEVLEKEGKLLEAQRLEQRTRYDLEMLREVGYCNGVENYARHLAGRPAGSPPECLIDYFPKDWLLVIDESHVTIPQIHGMYNGDRSRKVTLIEHGFRLPSAADNRPLKAEEFWEKANQCVFVSATPGNWELDVSEGQVVEQIIRPTGVLDPEIFVRPTEGQVDDLLGEIKERALRNERVLVTTLTKRMAEDLTEYFDEQGVRVRYLHSEIHSIERIELIQDLRDGSFDVLVGVNLLREGLDLPEVSLVAILDADKEGFLRAERSLIQTIGRAARHVQGQAILYADNLTDSMARAIEETERRRHIQQQYNEDHGIVPQSIIRKKSNAILSFLEVSRRLNVQELEEAYEHKDELALEDIPELISQLEKQMKEAAKKLEFEEAGKYRDRIKQLRDRLLGKRSSVAE; this comes from the coding sequence ATGGGCGACTTCAACATCAAAGCTCCGTTTGAGCCTAAAGGAGATCAGCCCGAGGCGATCGCGCGGCTGGCTAAGTCTCTGCAACAGAATCACCGCTATCAGACGTTGTTAGGGGCTACCGGCACGGGCAAAACCCACACCATGGCCCGCGTCATTGATCAAATTGGCAAGCCGACCCTACTCCTGGCCCACAACAAGACCCTGGCTGCCCAGCTTTGCAACGAACTGCGGGAGTTCTTCCCCGATAACGCTGTGGAGTACTTCATCAGCTATTACGACTACTATCAGCCAGAAGCCTACATCCCTGTTACCGATACCTACATCGCCAAAACCGCCGCCATCAATGAAGAGATCGACATGCTGCGGCACTCGGCAACGAGATCGCTCTTTGAACGGCGAGATGTCATTGTGGTGGCCTCCATTAGCTGCATCTACGGCTTGGGGATTCCCTCGGAATATCTGAAGGCGTCAATTCCCCTCCAGGTGGGCATGGAAGTGAATCAGCGGCAGGTGCTGCGCGATCTGGCGACGGTTCAATACAGCCGCAATGACCTGGATCTGGGGCGAGGACGTTTCCGGGTGAAGGGGGACGTTTTAGAAATTGGCCCCGCCTATGAAGACCGCATCATTCGGGTAGAATTCTTCGGAGACGAAATCGACGCCATTCGCTATGTGGATCCGGTAACAGGCGCTACCCTGCAAAGCCTGGAAGCCGTCAATGTCTACCCCGCCAAGCACTTTGTGACCCCAGACGAGAAGCTGGAAGAAGCCTGTCAGGCCATTCAAGATGAACTGCGCGATCGCCTGGAAGTGCTAGAAAAAGAAGGCAAACTGCTAGAGGCGCAGCGGCTAGAGCAGCGCACCCGCTATGACCTGGAAATGCTGCGGGAAGTGGGCTATTGCAACGGCGTGGAAAACTATGCCCGACATCTGGCCGGACGCCCTGCCGGGTCACCCCCAGAGTGTTTGATCGACTATTTCCCCAAAGATTGGCTATTGGTGATTGACGAATCCCACGTCACCATCCCCCAGATTCACGGCATGTACAACGGCGATCGCTCCCGCAAAGTCACCCTGATTGAACATGGATTTCGCCTCCCTAGCGCAGCAGATAACCGTCCCCTCAAGGCTGAAGAGTTCTGGGAAAAGGCCAATCAGTGCGTATTTGTGTCAGCCACCCCCGGCAATTGGGAATTAGATGTCTCTGAAGGGCAAGTGGTTGAGCAAATCATTCGACCGACTGGGGTGCTAGATCCCGAAATCTTTGTGCGTCCCACAGAAGGCCAGGTGGATGACCTGCTTGGGGAGATTAAGGAACGTGCCCTCCGCAATGAGCGAGTGTTGGTGACCACCCTAACGAAACGAATGGCCGAAGACCTGACCGAATATTTTGACGAGCAGGGTGTCCGGGTGCGCTATCTACACTCCGAAATTCACTCCATCGAACGGATTGAACTCATTCAAGACCTCCGCGATGGTAGCTTTGATGTCCTGGTAGGGGTCAACCTGCTACGGGAAGGGCTAGACTTACCGGAAGTATCCCTCGTTGCGATTTTGGATGCTGATAAAGAAGGATTCTTACGGGCGGAGCGATCTCTGATCCAGACCATTGGCCGGGCGGCTCGTCATGTGCAAGGGCAAGCCATTCTCTACGCCGATAACCTCACCGACAGCATGGCTAGGGCGATTGAAGAGACCGAACGCCGCCGCCATATCCAACAGCAGTACAACGAAGACCACGGGATTGTGCCCCAATCGATTATTCGGAAAAAAAGCAACGCTATTTTGTCATTCTTGGAGGTTTCTCGTCGTCTCAATGTGCAGGAACTTGAAGAGGCATACGAGCACAAGGATGAGCTGGCTTTAGAGGATATACCCGAACTAATTAGCCAACTCGAAAAGCAAATGAAGGAAGCGGCGAAAAAATTGGAGTTCGAAGAGGCGGGTAAATATCGCGATCGCATCAAGCAGCTGCGCGATCGCCTATTGGGAAAACGGTCTTCTGTAGCAGAATAA
- a CDS encoding roadblock/LC7 domain-containing protein yields the protein MAINLEKMTAVLANFVAGTNDVQGAALVTPDGLPLAASLPGGMDEERVSAMSAAMLSLGERIGSELARGGIDRIHVEGDTGYGILTNCGEDAVFLVLASQTAKQGILMLEIKRAVSEFKAILL from the coding sequence ATGGCTATCAATTTGGAAAAGATGACTGCAGTCTTGGCAAACTTCGTTGCTGGCACTAATGATGTACAAGGCGCAGCACTGGTTACCCCTGATGGCCTGCCCCTGGCAGCAAGCCTCCCAGGTGGAATGGACGAGGAAAGAGTCTCTGCGATGTCTGCAGCCATGCTCTCTTTAGGCGAACGAATTGGGAGTGAGTTAGCTAGAGGGGGAATTGACCGTATTCATGTAGAAGGCGATACAGGCTACGGCATTCTTACCAACTGTGGCGAAGATGCAGTTTTCCTAGTTTTGGCAAGTCAAACTGCTAAACAAGGAATCCTCATGTTAGAAATTAAACGAGCTGTCTCCGAATTCAAAGCCATTTTGCTCTGA
- a CDS encoding 4Fe-4S dicluster domain-containing protein — translation MALTTQRVDVPVIVDESKCLEKCVACIEVCPLDVLVKNPDTGKAYMKYDECWFCLPCEKECPTNAITVQIPFLLR, via the coding sequence ATGGCCTTAACCACCCAACGTGTTGACGTCCCTGTCATTGTCGATGAATCAAAATGCCTAGAAAAATGTGTCGCCTGTATTGAAGTCTGCCCCTTAGACGTGCTGGTGAAGAACCCCGACACCGGCAAAGCCTACATGAAATACGACGAGTGCTGGTTCTGTCTGCCCTGCGAAAAAGAATGCCCCACGAATGCGATTACCGTGCAGATTCCGTTTCTTCTGAGATAA
- the codB gene encoding cytosine permease, with product MTITTDPAVANQGNTAEDYPLSPVPETARKSLISLAPILIGFTLYSGTLFAGGLVGPSFQFWPNLVGLIVVGNLVLGLYAAILGFIAAKTGLTTVLMARFSFGNVGSRWVDFILGFTQVGWYAWGSALMAQLLNSLAGVPESWNWLIILFFTYAFCSTAYFGYKAMDWLSRVAVPAMVVLMGLSLSVAAGDIGGFSGLQAQAIADPLPLNAAITIIVGTFVSGGTQATNWSRFAKSGKVGFIATLIAFFLGNGFLIFSGAFCAKVYGEPDIVKVMAQQGLVVWGLILFFLNMWTTQDNTIYAFSIAGSNMFRTSKRTLFVLGGATFALVLAWGGIYEMLVSYLILLGTFIPPIGGIIMADYWLNRGGQFPSLEEPQPAINWAGIIAYVAASAIAYFTNQSGWGIVPINGIISALVIYTVLAKVMPTAHSAS from the coding sequence ATGACGATCACAACAGATCCCGCTGTCGCGAATCAGGGCAATACAGCAGAGGATTACCCCCTGAGTCCAGTTCCTGAAACTGCTCGCAAGTCCCTTATATCTTTGGCCCCCATCCTGATTGGCTTTACCCTCTACTCTGGCACCTTGTTTGCCGGAGGGTTAGTGGGGCCGTCTTTTCAATTCTGGCCTAACCTGGTGGGTCTGATCGTCGTTGGCAACCTGGTTTTGGGCCTCTACGCAGCGATACTCGGGTTTATTGCCGCTAAAACGGGGTTGACAACGGTGTTAATGGCTCGATTTAGCTTCGGCAACGTAGGATCCCGATGGGTTGATTTCATTCTTGGGTTTACCCAGGTGGGGTGGTATGCCTGGGGCTCTGCCTTGATGGCGCAATTGCTTAACAGTCTGGCGGGGGTGCCCGAGTCCTGGAACTGGCTGATTATTTTGTTCTTTACCTATGCTTTTTGCTCAACGGCCTATTTTGGCTATAAGGCGATGGATTGGCTGAGCCGAGTGGCAGTACCTGCCATGGTGGTGTTGATGGGGCTAAGTTTATCGGTAGCGGCAGGAGATATCGGTGGGTTTTCAGGGTTGCAGGCCCAAGCAATTGCCGATCCCTTACCGTTAAATGCAGCAATTACTATCATCGTGGGCACCTTCGTTTCGGGTGGCACCCAGGCAACGAACTGGAGCCGTTTTGCGAAGTCTGGCAAGGTAGGCTTCATTGCAACGCTGATTGCATTTTTCCTGGGAAATGGATTTCTGATTTTTAGTGGGGCGTTTTGTGCCAAGGTTTACGGCGAACCCGACATTGTTAAGGTCATGGCTCAGCAAGGCCTCGTGGTGTGGGGGCTGATCCTGTTTTTCCTCAACATGTGGACGACCCAAGACAATACTATTTACGCATTTTCCATTGCTGGCTCCAACATGTTTCGCACCAGCAAGCGCACTCTATTTGTTCTTGGCGGGGCAACCTTTGCGCTGGTGCTAGCTTGGGGCGGGATTTATGAGATGTTGGTCAGCTACCTGATTTTGTTAGGTACGTTTATTCCTCCCATTGGCGGCATTATCATGGCAGACTACTGGCTTAATCGAGGCGGGCAGTTTCCGTCTTTAGAGGAGCCTCAACCGGCTATAAACTGGGCAGGTATTATTGCGTATGTGGCGGCATCTGCGATCGCCTACTTCACAAATCAATCAGGTTGGGGCATTGTGCCCATCAATGGGATTATTTCAGCCTTGGTCATTTACACTGTGCTGGCTAAAGTGATGCCGACCGCTCACTCAGCCTCGTAA
- a CDS encoding glycosyltransferase family 2 protein yields the protein MLPENAQLEFTVAICTYNGASRIPDVLECLRWQLKTENIQWEVIVVDNNSNDGTADIIQRYQKDWPYPGRLHYAFEPKQGAGYARQKAVSMARSPWIGFVDDDNLLSMVWVHEACQFARRHPRVGVFGSRIRGLFECDTPDNFERIAPFLAITDRGYTPLIYAPEKKVLPPGAGMVVRRDAWVQNVPDNPVLSGRAGGRMLTGEDLEAVLHIQRAGWEVWYNPAMQLDHKIPQHRLTRQYLISLMRGIGLSRHRTRMLSVPGWKRPAMFWVYGLNDIRKIMFHVVKHGSKFWTDTVAASELTIYCCSLVSPYYLWQQKLRQQWSNCFHQVSATVMSTDS from the coding sequence ATGCTACCGGAAAATGCTCAGCTAGAGTTTACTGTTGCCATCTGTACTTATAACGGCGCTAGCCGCATTCCCGATGTGTTGGAATGTCTGCGTTGGCAACTCAAAACCGAGAATATTCAGTGGGAAGTCATTGTTGTCGATAATAACAGCAACGATGGTACCGCTGACATTATCCAGCGATACCAAAAAGACTGGCCTTATCCTGGCCGCTTGCATTACGCTTTTGAACCTAAGCAAGGAGCGGGGTATGCGCGGCAAAAAGCCGTGAGTATGGCTCGGAGCCCTTGGATTGGTTTTGTGGATGATGACAACCTACTCTCCATGGTGTGGGTACATGAGGCTTGTCAATTTGCTCGGCGACATCCGCGTGTAGGCGTCTTTGGCAGCCGCATTCGAGGTCTGTTTGAATGCGACACTCCAGATAACTTTGAGCGAATTGCGCCGTTCTTAGCCATCACCGATAGAGGTTATACGCCTCTTATTTATGCTCCTGAAAAGAAAGTACTTCCTCCTGGGGCCGGTATGGTGGTTCGGCGGGATGCTTGGGTACAGAATGTTCCTGATAACCCTGTTCTGAGTGGTCGGGCTGGGGGGCGCATGCTAACAGGCGAAGATCTTGAAGCAGTGCTGCATATTCAGCGTGCTGGTTGGGAGGTTTGGTATAACCCAGCCATGCAGCTAGACCATAAAATTCCGCAACATCGCCTGACTCGGCAATATCTGATTAGCTTAATGCGGGGCATTGGGTTGAGCCGTCACCGCACGCGAATGCTGAGTGTACCTGGTTGGAAACGCCCTGCCATGTTCTGGGTTTACGGTCTCAACGACATTCGCAAAATCATGTTTCACGTGGTGAAGCATGGCAGTAAGTTCTGGACGGATACCGTTGCCGCCAGTGAGCTGACGATCTACTGCTGTAGCTTGGTAAGTCCATACTATCTGTGGCAGCAAAAGCTAAGGCAGCAATGGTCTAACTGCTTTCACCAGGTTTCAGCGACGGTGATGTCTACAGATAGCTGA